A single genomic interval of Aureliella helgolandensis harbors:
- a CDS encoding Ig-like domain-containing protein, translating to MKSRKIGLFGKRTKTRAAATAHKKTTLRRGLVETLEKRELLAADLVAFSDGFYYPSIGLHSGDYVQGLTHAQYQARHESTSSGSSGSGLVAEGLDAYDGASLNVAEVEPNGGRTTANFIPLGTASGKTPIINISGTIPPLGALSPTLGFQQDEDWFSMDLRGGDIIDVKLVAPINVVFDVTLLNSRGQEIAGRTTPAWTTGLIADSAYTSASPLSIDGTVSFAYTIPEDGRYYFRVADGTTAYTLTAKAYRPELEKQPIGSTQIVYVDFDGARVNTNTFGLGLGTVRLSPMTSYFAQAGLQPTDEAAFVREFMAVLEENFTGSLPGITTNGYRGVDGVNGHFDIQFLNSFDHPDFDPVGVPNVTQLIIAGDGVQFPLPVRGISNSIDVGNFETEGLVIVLPDVYMNPASGDFVGAVPRAANVTLLTAMATAMGNTASHELGHSFGVRHQDNANATLSLMDSGGLPIGPSRLGVGPDGIFGTTDDIDLDFVSDYYAPAEGNIGIEDSAGLLAYALATGKGNAAVVNGRVYNDKNLSRTLDAGDGAGPNVRVWADANQNGLLDTGEYFGVANSEGYYSLSVPPGTHQLRVESRAGWAPTTAAAVNVTVALNQTVNNVNFGQELLNQNFTGMKWNDANANTLRDPGEVGIGGVFIYIDLDNDNRIDIGEPQTQTAADGSYKLKFPGPGTYSIREVAAGGYVQTYPGAAVDNEHVVTITGDPAIDATRILGLNFGNSLTVDFGDAPASYGVASAGFDPGLRLGANWDAEAASLFSDNAQGDDTNGSDDEDGVALARPLVRGSTGNRLVVTANNTTGAPAYVNAWIDYNKNGVFSSDERVITSQLVATGTSNITFAASNSALLGNTFARVIYSSEASPGPNASVSRGEIEDYVVNVVDAFEVAVDDSDSVARNSVLNEIDVLANDFQLPGDGLEIVSVSSTSADGTATISSNQTILYTPRSGFIGQDVFTYTVRNAVGDTDTATVVVNVTLSFDNPEAVDDSYDVAVNAIDLPLNVIANDIEGQNGALNILSVTQPDKGGKITIATGNKSLRYTPLRSFGGTETFRYTVSDGSGNQSSATVTLHTLPGDRADDDLEIKLVARDLNGQLITAIPQGEKFVIDFVVDDLRHDSTNPGTAAGVFAAYADILYNLQLVSTVNPTVTNSRLNFEASFFNNYNDGQNGDATIPGIIEEFGAFFSLSSMAEPGPVKVASITFEARSPGIATFFPDPADVSPTSDSLLFDTSSTPVPVERIRYLGTSLEVVGDGALFPVAVDDSLVNTIPAGAIQVPIDVLKNDLPGSVGNLSIADFDTNTINGGLVKLNTAGNGLLYTPRSNFNGTDQFQYTITDSRGIQSVATVTLRVGTQNPIVGLDLSVTDLSGAPIDQITVGSQFQLRGYVQDLRSAGSSLGVFAAYEDILYSSTLVSVVDSSTNDPDLGFQVQFGSNYQRVREGDIRTTGLINELGAVSTGDIPLGTGRELLFTVTMTANATGTASFVADPADIKPLHDTLTYNPVEALDVGQIRFGSDTLQILSSTGGGGGGGEGYYNAQNPLDVNDDGFVSPIDALSIINRLNSGDTDLGTVAGEGEVSKRLYVDTNNDGFLAPIDALLVINRLNANSLAAQAEGEGTQEVDLLAPAAGSLATSAPGLEGGSVVSTTEELGLAIAAGDSSTSSSNSGNSASQNAFLAATDGIFDDSDASEEGFLSALAADVEDIRKKRSLA from the coding sequence GTGAAGTCTCGCAAGATAGGATTGTTTGGCAAGCGCACCAAGACTCGTGCCGCTGCAACAGCTCATAAAAAGACAACCTTGCGTAGAGGTCTGGTCGAAACGCTAGAAAAGCGCGAGTTACTCGCCGCCGATTTAGTGGCATTTTCGGACGGCTTTTACTACCCGTCTATCGGTCTGCATTCTGGTGACTATGTCCAAGGTCTAACACACGCTCAATATCAAGCTCGGCACGAATCCACTTCGAGCGGATCCTCGGGTAGCGGTTTGGTCGCGGAAGGCCTGGATGCATACGATGGAGCGAGTTTGAATGTCGCTGAAGTCGAACCCAATGGGGGACGAACGACGGCAAATTTCATTCCGCTTGGTACTGCATCTGGCAAGACGCCCATCATCAATATTAGCGGCACAATTCCTCCGCTAGGCGCCCTCAGCCCGACGCTTGGATTCCAGCAGGACGAAGACTGGTTCTCGATGGACCTTCGCGGTGGCGATATCATCGACGTCAAGCTTGTGGCCCCCATCAACGTGGTTTTTGACGTAACGCTGTTGAACTCTCGCGGACAAGAAATTGCGGGGCGAACAACGCCCGCTTGGACCACGGGGTTGATTGCCGATAGTGCTTATACATCCGCCTCGCCTCTTTCTATCGATGGTACGGTTTCGTTTGCCTACACGATCCCCGAGGACGGTCGCTACTACTTCCGGGTCGCTGATGGCACGACCGCTTATACGTTGACTGCTAAGGCGTATCGGCCAGAGCTCGAAAAGCAGCCCATTGGCTCAACTCAAATCGTGTATGTCGACTTCGACGGAGCGCGAGTTAACACGAATACTTTTGGACTAGGACTCGGGACAGTACGACTGTCGCCGATGACCAGTTATTTCGCGCAAGCTGGGTTACAGCCAACGGATGAAGCCGCTTTTGTGCGGGAATTCATGGCAGTCCTTGAAGAAAACTTCACTGGCAGTCTTCCGGGAATTACGACCAATGGATACCGTGGAGTCGATGGAGTTAATGGTCACTTTGACATTCAATTCTTAAACAGTTTTGATCATCCAGACTTTGATCCAGTTGGCGTTCCGAATGTCACCCAGCTAATCATCGCTGGAGACGGCGTTCAGTTCCCGCTTCCTGTTCGGGGAATCTCCAACAGCATTGATGTCGGAAACTTCGAGACCGAAGGGCTTGTCATTGTCCTTCCCGATGTCTACATGAACCCAGCCAGTGGTGACTTTGTGGGGGCCGTACCTCGCGCTGCCAATGTCACATTGCTGACGGCGATGGCGACCGCCATGGGAAATACTGCTAGCCATGAGTTGGGACATTCGTTTGGCGTACGTCATCAAGACAATGCGAATGCTACTCTCAGCTTGATGGATTCGGGGGGATTACCAATTGGTCCCTCGCGTTTGGGGGTAGGGCCTGATGGAATATTTGGAACCACTGATGATATCGATCTCGATTTCGTGAGTGATTACTACGCTCCAGCTGAAGGGAATATTGGGATCGAAGATTCGGCAGGATTGTTGGCGTACGCCCTTGCCACCGGGAAAGGGAATGCGGCAGTCGTCAATGGCCGAGTCTACAATGATAAGAACCTGAGTCGTACACTCGATGCCGGGGATGGAGCCGGACCGAATGTGCGCGTGTGGGCCGACGCTAATCAAAATGGACTTTTGGACACAGGAGAATACTTCGGCGTCGCTAACTCAGAAGGCTATTACAGTTTATCGGTTCCCCCTGGTACGCATCAACTTCGCGTCGAAAGTCGTGCTGGCTGGGCACCAACGACGGCTGCGGCCGTAAATGTCACGGTAGCTTTGAATCAAACGGTCAATAACGTTAACTTTGGCCAGGAACTTCTCAACCAGAACTTCACCGGCATGAAGTGGAACGATGCCAACGCCAATACGCTCCGCGATCCTGGCGAAGTGGGCATTGGTGGCGTCTTCATCTACATCGACCTGGACAACGACAATCGTATCGATATCGGCGAACCTCAAACGCAGACGGCGGCCGACGGTTCCTATAAGCTCAAATTCCCAGGTCCGGGCACCTATTCCATTCGCGAAGTCGCGGCTGGCGGTTACGTCCAAACTTATCCTGGTGCCGCGGTTGATAACGAACATGTGGTGACCATCACTGGCGATCCTGCGATTGACGCCACTCGCATCCTAGGCTTGAATTTTGGCAATTCGCTGACGGTCGATTTTGGCGATGCTCCAGCCAGTTACGGCGTGGCCTCGGCAGGGTTTGATCCCGGCCTGCGATTGGGTGCGAACTGGGATGCGGAAGCGGCCAGCCTCTTCTCCGATAACGCGCAGGGGGATGATACCAACGGTAGCGATGATGAAGATGGAGTTGCATTGGCACGGCCGTTGGTGCGTGGCAGCACGGGCAATCGCTTGGTGGTGACGGCCAACAATACCACCGGTGCTCCAGCCTATGTCAATGCCTGGATTGACTACAACAAAAACGGCGTGTTCTCTTCCGATGAACGGGTGATCACCTCCCAACTGGTGGCTACTGGCACTTCCAACATCACCTTTGCCGCGTCGAACAGTGCTCTGCTGGGGAACACCTTTGCTCGGGTAATCTACAGCAGTGAGGCTAGTCCTGGGCCAAACGCCAGCGTTAGCCGAGGGGAAATTGAAGACTACGTGGTCAACGTGGTCGATGCCTTTGAGGTGGCGGTCGACGATTCCGACTCCGTGGCTCGCAATTCCGTGCTAAACGAAATTGATGTGCTGGCCAATGATTTCCAACTCCCCGGCGACGGCTTGGAAATTGTCAGTGTGAGTAGCACTTCGGCAGATGGAACGGCCACGATTTCCAGCAATCAAACGATTCTCTACACGCCTCGAAGCGGATTCATCGGACAGGATGTTTTCACCTACACGGTGCGCAATGCAGTGGGGGACACTGATACCGCCACGGTCGTAGTCAATGTCACCCTGTCCTTCGATAATCCCGAAGCGGTGGATGATAGTTATGATGTCGCTGTCAACGCCATCGACCTGCCCTTGAACGTGATAGCCAATGATATCGAGGGGCAGAATGGTGCTCTCAATATCCTTTCGGTGACCCAACCGGATAAGGGGGGCAAGATCACGATCGCAACGGGCAACAAGTCACTGCGATATACGCCGCTTCGATCGTTTGGCGGTACCGAGACGTTCAGGTACACCGTTTCCGATGGATCGGGCAATCAGTCGAGTGCTACGGTTACGCTACACACGTTGCCCGGTGACCGAGCTGACGACGATTTGGAAATCAAGCTTGTCGCTCGAGACCTGAATGGGCAATTGATTACAGCCATTCCCCAAGGAGAGAAATTTGTCATCGACTTTGTGGTAGATGATCTCCGCCACGATTCGACAAACCCCGGAACGGCTGCTGGTGTGTTCGCCGCGTACGCTGATATCCTCTACAATCTACAACTGGTTTCCACGGTCAATCCAACCGTCACGAACTCGAGATTGAACTTTGAAGCGTCCTTCTTCAATAACTACAACGATGGACAAAACGGTGATGCCACCATTCCTGGAATCATCGAAGAGTTCGGAGCCTTTTTCTCGCTGAGCTCCATGGCAGAGCCAGGGCCGGTCAAGGTGGCTTCCATCACCTTCGAAGCTCGTTCGCCAGGGATTGCAACCTTCTTCCCAGATCCAGCCGATGTATCTCCAACCTCGGACAGTCTGTTGTTCGACACTTCCTCTACACCCGTGCCAGTGGAACGCATCCGCTACTTGGGAACTTCCCTGGAAGTTGTCGGTGATGGTGCACTGTTCCCGGTGGCTGTGGACGATTCGCTAGTCAACACGATCCCAGCTGGTGCAATTCAAGTACCCATCGACGTGTTGAAGAACGATCTTCCTGGATCGGTTGGAAACCTGTCGATTGCGGATTTTGACACCAATACCATCAACGGCGGCTTGGTCAAACTCAATACGGCCGGAAATGGTTTGCTCTACACGCCTCGCAGCAATTTCAACGGTACGGATCAATTCCAGTACACGATCACTGATTCGCGTGGTATTCAAAGCGTCGCCACGGTTACACTGCGGGTTGGTACACAGAATCCGATCGTTGGCTTGGATTTGTCGGTGACCGATCTTAGTGGTGCACCGATCGACCAAATCACCGTCGGCAGCCAATTCCAGCTGCGTGGCTATGTGCAGGACTTGCGTTCGGCCGGTAGCAGCTTGGGTGTATTTGCTGCCTACGAAGATATCCTCTACTCCTCGACGCTGGTGAGCGTTGTCGACAGTTCGACCAACGATCCCGACCTGGGCTTCCAAGTTCAATTCGGCTCAAACTACCAACGCGTTCGCGAGGGGGATATCCGCACAACTGGATTGATCAATGAGCTCGGTGCGGTATCGACTGGCGACATTCCGCTGGGAACTGGCCGAGAATTGTTGTTCACCGTCACCATGACTGCCAACGCGACAGGTACGGCCAGCTTTGTAGCAGACCCTGCCGATATCAAACCCTTGCACGATACGTTGACCTACAATCCGGTCGAGGCATTGGACGTCGGGCAGATTCGGTTTGGTTCTGACACACTCCAAATTTTATCGTCCACTGGCGGTGGCGGTGGCGGTGGTGAGGGGTATTACAATGCTCAGAACCCTCTCGACGTTAATGACGATGGATTCGTCTCCCCAATCGACGCACTGAGCATTATCAATCGTCTCAATAGCGGCGACACCGATCTAGGGACAGTCGCTGGTGAAGGTGAAGTTTCCAAGCGATTGTATGTTGATACCAACAATGACGGATTCCTAGCTCCCATCGACGCGCTGCTTGTGATCAATCGTCTGAATGCCAACTCGCTAGCGGCTCAGGCCGAAGGAGAGGGCACGCAAGAGGTCGACTTGCTTGCTCCAGCAGCCGGTAGTCTAGCCACCAGTGCCCCTGGACTTGAGGGTGGCTCTGTTGTGTCAACCACTGAGGAATTAGGCTTGGCAATTGCGGCTGGCGATTCGAGCACCAGCTCTTCGAACTCCGGTAATTCAGCAAGTCAGAATGCATTCCTGGCTGCCACTGATGGAATTTTCGATGATTCCGATGCTAGCGAAGAGGGTTTTCTAAGTGCTCTAGCGGCAGACGTTGAAGACATTAGGAAGAAACGCAGTTTGGCATAG
- a CDS encoding BBP7 family outer membrane beta-barrel protein, producing the protein MKKFWLNNLALSLGLIGSSVALGQNSMGTNNFGPSSYPVQGQMVQTQLPQGPLAQGPFQVQSFRANPASQQGFNAQQPVSYGVVGPHQGQYSTVAAPMGQAEPIYSQPLQGNYTPQVTQLAPPPAGGNMAPYQSPAPQGCQSCVQDNSIAYEQGSNSAWQNSMAPNVASCGSAPVSSGSFAGAGWGRHALGQSGLTSLPTGAKPWFFGGGVLLFNRVDNTNKQLSFSSTDYGNNVIGTRSARMGLMPGVELTFGRYFNCGRNAIAINYWGLFSDDEEAMVTGAAGAYNTRIPYTYLDLPVNIGAYDNVADAYNNAQVHQLERSSEYHNVEVSLLGFASGGAARNFNLPTSGSMFSGTRGGGCGYCGGAGCGACGSGSCGTKFATGPCCLTAPSCGSRLNVSWLSGIRYFRFQDNLTYGASVLDTMVSRAADDIYYDVNTSNDLLGYQFGSRLDYCLGSRVNLYANAKAGIYGNRSSLHTRISTVDQTAMVNDTRMPANPYSGSYMFDASKTDVAFLGELGAGVGYRVTSKWTATTGYRVVFASGVATSVDNLQSNFANVAQVQDFYNDGSLILHGLNIGAVYNF; encoded by the coding sequence GTGAAAAAGTTCTGGTTAAACAATCTGGCCCTATCTCTCGGCTTGATCGGCTCGTCGGTTGCCTTGGGCCAAAATTCGATGGGAACCAATAATTTCGGCCCCAGCTCCTATCCAGTTCAGGGGCAAATGGTTCAAACGCAATTGCCACAGGGACCGTTGGCACAAGGGCCGTTCCAAGTTCAAAGCTTCCGGGCGAATCCAGCATCGCAGCAGGGATTCAATGCACAACAACCCGTCAGCTACGGTGTGGTGGGACCACACCAGGGGCAATACTCAACCGTCGCTGCTCCCATGGGGCAAGCGGAGCCCATCTATAGCCAGCCCCTGCAAGGCAATTACACTCCCCAGGTCACGCAACTAGCGCCACCGCCAGCGGGCGGGAACATGGCACCCTATCAAAGCCCTGCCCCGCAAGGCTGTCAAAGTTGCGTCCAGGACAATTCGATCGCCTACGAGCAAGGCTCCAATTCGGCCTGGCAAAACTCGATGGCACCTAATGTCGCCAGCTGCGGCTCGGCACCGGTCTCCAGCGGATCTTTCGCAGGAGCGGGTTGGGGACGCCACGCTTTGGGCCAGAGCGGTCTGACCTCACTGCCGACCGGAGCCAAGCCATGGTTCTTCGGTGGCGGAGTGTTGCTCTTCAATCGTGTCGACAACACCAATAAACAGCTTAGCTTTAGCTCCACAGATTACGGCAACAATGTAATTGGCACACGCAGCGCACGCATGGGCCTGATGCCTGGCGTCGAGCTAACTTTCGGCAGATATTTCAACTGCGGTCGCAATGCGATTGCCATCAACTACTGGGGACTGTTCTCCGATGACGAAGAAGCCATGGTGACGGGAGCTGCAGGGGCGTACAACACACGCATCCCTTACACCTACCTCGACTTGCCAGTCAACATTGGCGCCTACGACAATGTTGCTGACGCTTACAACAACGCCCAGGTCCACCAACTCGAGCGCTCTAGCGAGTACCATAACGTTGAAGTCAGCCTACTGGGCTTTGCTTCCGGCGGAGCAGCTCGCAATTTCAATCTCCCGACCAGCGGCAGCATGTTCTCCGGAACACGTGGCGGGGGTTGTGGATATTGTGGTGGAGCAGGCTGTGGTGCCTGCGGCAGCGGCTCTTGCGGAACCAAATTCGCCACCGGCCCCTGTTGCCTCACCGCGCCAAGCTGCGGAAGTCGCCTGAACGTTTCCTGGTTGTCCGGAATACGCTACTTCCGGTTCCAAGATAACTTGACCTACGGTGCCAGTGTGCTGGATACCATGGTTAGCCGCGCGGCTGATGACATCTACTATGACGTCAATACCAGCAACGATCTGTTGGGTTACCAATTCGGCTCTCGCCTCGACTACTGCCTCGGTTCTCGCGTCAATCTCTATGCGAATGCGAAGGCCGGGATTTACGGTAACCGATCATCGCTGCACACGCGCATCTCGACCGTCGATCAAACCGCCATGGTGAACGACACTCGCATGCCCGCCAACCCGTACAGCGGCTCCTATATGTTCGATGCTTCCAAGACCGACGTAGCCTTTCTGGGTGAGTTGGGAGCGGGTGTTGGATACCGAGTCACGTCCAAGTGGACTGCAACCACTGGGTACCGCGTCGTCTTTGCATCCGGTGTGGCAACTTCGGTGGATAACCTGCAATCCAATTTTGCAAACGTCGCCCAAGTCCAAGACTTCTATAACGATGGAAGCCTGATCCTACACGGTCTCAACATCGGTGCGGTCTACAACTTCTAG
- a CDS encoding DUF1573 domain-containing protein, translated as MRPLANLCAAAAVCVTSTLQLPSLEAQDWLPQAIPANQRVHDFGSVARSANTEHRFYLKNPLQSDIHIRSIRASCGCTTPIVETETIAPGETGSILARFNTGTFTGQKAATLTVSIDKPFFTELQLNVKGYIRSDIVLSPGEASFGQVPEGEPKVIELTLDYAGRSDWMVKDITSPVDFVTVDFEESARGGGRVQYKITATLAADAPEGFLQNQLVLHTNDRRLTTVPLALSGKVESALQVSPTNFALGEVQFGDPIEKRLVVKGREPFKILEMTSEIVDIEYETSDEAKPAHLLNLILSPKAQVENGKISGELLLKTDLREDPVKIKVSFDLRAHSPTVTEPGPEFQAAN; from the coding sequence ATGCGACCCTTAGCAAATCTCTGCGCGGCAGCAGCCGTATGTGTTACCAGTACCTTGCAATTGCCCAGCCTGGAGGCCCAAGACTGGCTTCCTCAAGCGATTCCCGCCAACCAACGCGTGCACGACTTTGGTTCCGTCGCCCGTTCCGCGAACACCGAGCATCGTTTCTACCTAAAAAACCCACTGCAATCGGACATCCACATCCGCTCCATTCGCGCCAGTTGTGGTTGCACGACTCCCATCGTAGAAACCGAAACGATCGCGCCGGGAGAAACCGGGTCGATCCTTGCCCGCTTCAACACGGGCACCTTCACCGGGCAAAAAGCGGCGACTCTCACCGTCTCCATTGACAAGCCATTCTTCACGGAATTGCAACTAAATGTCAAAGGCTACATCCGCAGCGATATCGTCCTCTCTCCAGGAGAAGCCAGTTTCGGACAGGTTCCCGAAGGAGAACCCAAGGTCATCGAACTCACCCTCGACTATGCAGGACGGTCGGACTGGATGGTGAAAGACATCACCAGCCCTGTGGACTTTGTGACCGTCGACTTCGAGGAAAGTGCCCGCGGTGGTGGTCGAGTTCAATACAAGATTACCGCAACGCTAGCCGCCGATGCCCCGGAAGGTTTTCTGCAGAACCAGCTGGTTTTGCATACAAATGACCGCCGTTTGACCACAGTCCCGCTAGCATTGAGCGGAAAAGTGGAGTCAGCTCTGCAGGTGAGTCCTACGAACTTCGCTTTGGGTGAAGTTCAATTCGGTGATCCGATTGAGAAGCGATTGGTGGTCAAAGGTCGCGAGCCCTTCAAAATATTGGAAATGACCTCTGAAATCGTCGACATTGAGTACGAAACCAGCGACGAGGCCAAACCGGCTCATCTGCTGAACCTGATCCTCTCGCCCAAAGCACAGGTTGAAAATGGAAAGATCTCCGGAGAGCTGCTGCTCAAAACCGATCTGAGAGAGGACCCCGTAAAGATCAAAGTATCGTTCGATCTGCGGGCTCATTCGCCAACAGTGACGGAACCGGGGCCCGAGTTCCAAGCCGCCAACTAG
- a CDS encoding redox-sensing transcriptional repressor Rex, with amino-acid sequence MPKRESTGDAEHRAPHSGEIPFGPTLPHIPTVRSGGIPPATASRLGLYLRELQHFLRAGTETIKSNALGKRLGLSDSQIRRDLALFGEFGKRGVGYNVAGLVGALRCALGTDGRWNTVLIGLGNLGNALVRYRGFQEQGFTLVAVFEENQDKLGDAIDGVPIYDIADLEKLLPGLNAQMAILAVPARAARPLADRLAELGITGILNFAPVSLSTSVKVPTVDVDLAVELQRLAFAVVNSERAS; translated from the coding sequence ATGCCCAAGAGAGAGTCAACAGGCGACGCGGAGCACCGTGCTCCCCATTCCGGTGAGATCCCCTTTGGGCCAACCTTGCCACATATACCAACTGTCCGATCGGGCGGCATTCCCCCGGCGACCGCTAGCCGCCTGGGACTCTATCTTCGTGAGCTGCAGCATTTTCTGCGGGCGGGGACGGAAACCATCAAGAGCAACGCTCTCGGAAAACGACTGGGGCTCAGCGATTCTCAGATCCGTCGCGACCTAGCACTGTTTGGCGAGTTCGGCAAAAGAGGCGTTGGCTATAACGTGGCCGGGCTAGTGGGAGCCCTACGGTGCGCCTTGGGAACAGACGGCCGCTGGAATACCGTTTTGATTGGACTGGGTAACCTTGGTAATGCGCTCGTGCGTTACCGAGGATTCCAAGAGCAGGGTTTTACCCTGGTGGCGGTGTTCGAAGAAAATCAGGACAAATTAGGGGATGCAATCGACGGGGTTCCCATATATGATATCGCGGACTTAGAGAAGTTGCTTCCTGGATTGAATGCCCAGATGGCCATTTTGGCCGTCCCAGCTCGCGCGGCTCGCCCCCTGGCAGACCGGCTTGCAGAATTGGGAATAACAGGGATACTTAACTTTGCGCCAGTAAGTTTGTCGACTTCGGTCAAGGTACCGACCGTAGATGTCGATCTTGCTGTTGAGCTACAAAGATTAGCTTTCGCGGTTGTCAATTCCGAGAGAGCAAGCTAA
- a CDS encoding TatD family hydrolase, producing MIIDTHAHLNDPTLRSNIQEFLLLARQANVRGILSVGTTVESSQGCIELAEEFAEIRAAVGIHPNNCCQSAPEDWATIERMCLHPRVAALGETGLDRHWDDCPWEVQVDYFRRHLALSRETQLPVVIHTRECANETAALLEEEAKLGALRGVMHSFTGPVDVARRCLELGLYISFAGMVTFKNGEEIREIAKEIPADRILVETDCPYLTPHPFRGKRPNHPALVAHTLELVAEIRGVRLADFAAQTTANAQRLFGSW from the coding sequence GTGATCATTGACACCCACGCTCATTTGAACGATCCCACGCTGCGTTCCAATATTCAGGAATTCCTGTTGCTGGCGCGGCAAGCGAATGTCCGCGGAATCCTAAGTGTGGGGACCACTGTGGAGAGCTCGCAGGGGTGCATCGAACTGGCCGAAGAATTTGCGGAGATACGCGCTGCAGTGGGGATTCATCCCAACAACTGCTGCCAGTCGGCTCCTGAGGATTGGGCCACGATCGAACGGATGTGTCTGCACCCACGGGTAGCGGCCCTGGGGGAAACCGGCCTCGATCGCCATTGGGATGATTGTCCTTGGGAAGTTCAAGTCGACTATTTTCGCCGTCATTTAGCGCTCAGCCGTGAAACGCAGTTGCCCGTGGTCATTCACACCCGCGAGTGTGCCAACGAGACTGCGGCATTGCTGGAAGAGGAAGCGAAGCTGGGGGCATTGCGAGGTGTTATGCACTCGTTCACCGGGCCAGTCGACGTTGCTAGGCGGTGTTTGGAGCTGGGGTTGTACATTAGCTTTGCGGGCATGGTGACCTTCAAGAACGGCGAAGAGATACGCGAAATCGCGAAAGAGATTCCCGCCGACCGGATTCTGGTCGAAACGGATTGCCCCTACCTCACGCCGCATCCGTTCCGCGGAAAACGCCCCAATCACCCTGCCTTGGTGGCCCATACTCTTGAGCTCGTGGCTGAGATTCGCGGGGTACGTCTGGCCGATTTTGCGGCGCAGACGACTGCCAATGCTCAGCGGCTATTCGGTTCCTGGTAA
- the tyrS gene encoding tyrosine--tRNA ligase, producing MNASHILDELSWRGLIHQTTDEHALRELLKTPQAVYAGFDPTASSLHCGHLLPLMMLRRFQQLGHKPIALVGGATGMIGDPSGKSEERVLLSEDVLAENVAGMQAQMSRFLDFSGAAAATLVNNLDWMGSWSYIGFLRDVGKNFPVNVMLAKDSVKGRLEQETGLSYTEFSYMLLQAYDFAHLSQEQNCLIQIGGSDQWGNITAGIDLGRRMHSRQLFGLTCPLLMTSDGKKMGKTAKGAVWLDPNRTSPYAFYQYWINVGDEDVLMCLRFLTEIAQDEYRTLEQAVASEPQKREAQKRLASWMTEFVHGSEGLQAAERATQIFFGAEIADLSDAQLTEIFHDVPSATVTAVELASGLSLIDALVHVGLAKSKSDARRTIQQGGANINNLRIDDVDYQVTATDLASETVIVLRSGKKKFALLRTSDSPI from the coding sequence ATGAACGCATCCCACATCCTCGACGAACTCAGCTGGCGCGGTTTGATTCATCAAACCACCGATGAGCATGCACTGCGAGAACTCTTGAAGACCCCTCAAGCCGTCTATGCGGGTTTCGATCCGACTGCGTCGAGTTTGCATTGCGGGCACCTGCTGCCCTTGATGATGCTCCGCCGTTTTCAGCAGTTGGGACATAAGCCCATTGCTTTGGTAGGTGGTGCCACTGGAATGATTGGCGATCCCAGTGGAAAGAGCGAGGAACGCGTGCTCCTTTCCGAGGATGTACTGGCTGAGAACGTGGCAGGCATGCAGGCCCAAATGAGCCGTTTCCTCGACTTTTCCGGCGCCGCTGCCGCCACATTGGTGAACAATTTGGATTGGATGGGGAGTTGGTCCTACATCGGTTTCCTACGCGATGTGGGCAAGAACTTTCCAGTCAACGTGATGCTTGCCAAGGACTCGGTCAAGGGTCGCCTCGAACAGGAAACAGGTCTGAGCTACACCGAATTCAGCTACATGCTCTTGCAAGCCTATGATTTTGCGCATCTCAGCCAAGAGCAGAATTGTTTGATCCAAATTGGTGGAAGTGACCAATGGGGAAACATCACCGCTGGCATTGACCTTGGGCGTCGCATGCACTCTCGGCAGCTGTTTGGGCTAACCTGCCCGCTGCTGATGACCAGTGACGGCAAGAAAATGGGGAAAACGGCCAAGGGCGCCGTGTGGCTCGATCCCAACCGCACTTCTCCCTACGCTTTCTATCAGTACTGGATCAACGTGGGCGACGAGGACGTCCTCATGTGTCTGCGTTTTCTGACGGAAATCGCGCAGGACGAATATCGAACGCTGGAACAAGCAGTCGCCAGCGAACCCCAGAAACGCGAGGCCCAGAAACGCTTAGCAAGCTGGATGACGGAGTTCGTGCACGGCTCGGAAGGTTTACAAGCCGCCGAACGCGCCACCCAAATTTTCTTTGGAGCTGAGATCGCTGACCTCAGCGATGCGCAACTTACAGAAATCTTCCACGACGTCCCCAGTGCTACTGTCACAGCAGTCGAACTCGCCAGTGGACTGTCTCTCATCGATGCGTTGGTCCACGTCGGTCTGGCCAAGAGCAAGAGCGATGCTCGGCGGACCATTCAGCAGGGAGGGGCGAATATCAACAACCTCCGCATCGATGATGTCGACTACCAAGTCACTGCAACAGATTTAGCGAGCGAGACAGTGATCGTTCTCCGTAGTGGCAAGAAGAAGTTTGCCCTTCTGCGCACTAGCGACTCCCCAATTTAA